In one Meles meles chromosome 17, mMelMel3.1 paternal haplotype, whole genome shotgun sequence genomic region, the following are encoded:
- the MDM4 gene encoding protein Mdm4 isoform X4 encodes MTSFSTSAQCSTSDSACRISPEQTNQVRPKQPLLKILQAAGAQGEMFTVKEVMHYLGQYIMVKKLYDQREQHMVYCGGDLLGELLGRQSFSVKDPSPLYDMLRKNLITLPSATTAKCRRKFQFQEKNRRRQYSCTAYLTS; translated from the exons ATGACATCATTTTCCACCTCTGCCCAGTGTTCAACTTCTGACAGTGCTTGCAGGATCTCTCCAGAACAGACCAATCAG GTACGACCAAAACAGCCACTTTTGAAGATTTTGCAGGCAGCAGGTGCACAAGGAGAAATGTTCACTGTTAAAGAG GTCATGCATTATCTCGGCCAATACATAATGGTGAAGAAGCTTTATGATCAGCGGGAGCAGCATATGGTGTATTGTGGTGGAGATCTTTTAGGAGAACTGCTAGGACGTCAGAGCTTCTCCGTGAAAGATCCAAG CCCTCTCTATGATATGCTAAGAAAGAATCTTATCACTTTACCCTCTGCTACTACAG caaagtGCAGAAGAAAGTTCCAGTTCcaggaaaagaacagaagaaggCAATATTCCTGCACTGCCTACCTCACATCATAA
- the MDM4 gene encoding protein Mdm4 isoform X3, with product MTSFSTSAQCSTSDSACRISPEQTNQVRPKQPLLKILQAAGAQGEMFTVKEVMHYLGQYIMVKKLYDQREQHMVYCGGDLLGELLGRQSFSVKDPSPLYDMLRKNLITLPSATTGSQYGYSKSRPTEAKCRRKFQFQEKNRRRQYSCTAYLTS from the exons ATGACATCATTTTCCACCTCTGCCCAGTGTTCAACTTCTGACAGTGCTTGCAGGATCTCTCCAGAACAGACCAATCAG GTACGACCAAAACAGCCACTTTTGAAGATTTTGCAGGCAGCAGGTGCACAAGGAGAAATGTTCACTGTTAAAGAG GTCATGCATTATCTCGGCCAATACATAATGGTGAAGAAGCTTTATGATCAGCGGGAGCAGCATATGGTGTATTGTGGTGGAGATCTTTTAGGAGAACTGCTAGGACGTCAGAGCTTCTCCGTGAAAGATCCAAG CCCTCTCTATGATATGCTAAGAAAGAATCTTATCACTTTACCCTCTGCTACTACAG GATCACAGTATGGATATTCCAAGTCAAGACCAACTGAAG caaagtGCAGAAGAAAGTTCCAGTTCcaggaaaagaacagaagaaggCAATATTCCTGCACTGCCTACCTCACATCATAA
- the MDM4 gene encoding protein Mdm4 isoform X2, with translation MTSFSTSAQCSTSDSACRISPEQTNQVRPKQPLLKILQAAGAQGEMFTVKEVMHYLGQYIMVKKLYDQREQHMVYCGGDLLGELLGRQSFSVKDPSPLYDMLRKNLITLPSATTAFNMPSIRVAPGWLSGLSRCLRLGSWSRGPGIESRIGLSAQR, from the exons ATGACATCATTTTCCACCTCTGCCCAGTGTTCAACTTCTGACAGTGCTTGCAGGATCTCTCCAGAACAGACCAATCAG GTACGACCAAAACAGCCACTTTTGAAGATTTTGCAGGCAGCAGGTGCACAAGGAGAAATGTTCACTGTTAAAGAG GTCATGCATTATCTCGGCCAATACATAATGGTGAAGAAGCTTTATGATCAGCGGGAGCAGCATATGGTGTATTGTGGTGGAGATCTTTTAGGAGAACTGCTAGGACGTCAGAGCTTCTCCGTGAAAGATCCAAG CCCTCTCTATGATATGCTAAGAAAGAATCTTATCACTTTACCCTCTGCTACTACAG CATTTAACATGCCATCTATtcgagtggcgcctgggtggctcagtgggttgagccgctgccttcggctcgggtcatggtctcggggtcctgggatcgagtcccgcatcgggctctctgctcagcggtga